In Arthrobacter citreus, a single genomic region encodes these proteins:
- a CDS encoding phospho-sugar mutase — MNWETTYEKWIQSPTLDQELKEQLIKLENNQLILKESFYQNLEFGTGGMRGEIGPGTNRMNIYTIRKASAGFAKYIESFGEEAKNRGVAIAFDSRHKSPEFAMEAAKTLATHGIKAYVFNELRPTPELSFAVRNLNCFGGIVITASHNPPEYNGFKVYGDDGGQLPPAAADQVIDYVNSFENELEIEVSSEYELDEKGLIHRLDEEMDKLYVEQLKTVVVNNDLVQEHGKDLKIVFTPLHGTALIPATMSLKAVGFENVTIVKEQAIADPNFTTVKSPNPEEHAAFEYAIRYGKEIDADVLIATDPDADRLGIATKNENGEYVVLTGNQTGALMLHYILSQQDVPSNALLLKTIVTSEFGQVIASKFGVKTIDTLTGFKFIGEKIKEYEQTNEYSFLFGYEESYGYLIKPFVRDKDAIQATVLAAEIATYYKTKGMTLYEGLNSLYEQYGYYLEGLKSLTLKGIEGTEKIQSILTNYRQNPPTDINGLKVVTVEDYKLQEKTTLDTGEKEQILLPKSNVLKYHLEDGSWVCLRPSGTEPKIKFYFGIVGQSRENSIQKLDSLQQAFMEKIEVLV; from the coding sequence ATGAATTGGGAAACAACTTACGAAAAATGGATTCAATCACCGACATTAGATCAAGAACTAAAAGAGCAATTAATTAAACTTGAGAATAATCAGCTTATACTTAAGGAAAGTTTCTATCAAAATTTAGAATTCGGAACTGGTGGTATGCGCGGAGAAATCGGACCAGGTACGAATCGTATGAACATCTATACAATTCGCAAAGCATCTGCGGGTTTTGCAAAATATATTGAAAGCTTTGGTGAAGAAGCTAAAAACCGTGGCGTCGCAATTGCTTTCGATTCACGTCATAAAAGTCCTGAATTTGCAATGGAAGCAGCAAAAACATTAGCAACACATGGTATTAAAGCATATGTATTCAATGAATTACGTCCAACACCAGAATTATCATTTGCTGTGCGCAACTTAAACTGTTTCGGTGGAATTGTTATAACAGCTAGTCATAATCCACCTGAATATAATGGATTTAAAGTTTACGGAGATGACGGGGGCCAATTACCTCCAGCTGCTGCTGACCAAGTAATTGATTACGTTAATTCATTTGAAAATGAGTTAGAAATTGAAGTATCTTCTGAATACGAATTAGATGAAAAAGGCTTAATACATAGATTAGATGAAGAGATGGACAAATTATATGTAGAGCAATTAAAAACAGTTGTTGTAAACAATGATTTAGTTCAAGAACATGGTAAGGATTTAAAAATAGTTTTCACTCCATTACACGGCACAGCTTTAATACCTGCAACAATGTCATTAAAAGCTGTTGGCTTTGAAAATGTAACAATTGTGAAAGAACAAGCAATAGCAGATCCGAATTTTACAACAGTAAAATCACCAAACCCTGAAGAACACGCTGCATTTGAATATGCAATTCGTTACGGTAAAGAAATTGATGCAGACGTATTAATTGCAACTGATCCAGATGCAGACCGTTTAGGAATTGCTACAAAAAATGAAAACGGTGAATATGTAGTTTTAACAGGAAATCAAACAGGAGCATTAATGCTTCATTATATATTAAGCCAACAAGATGTTCCTTCGAACGCGTTATTGCTAAAAACAATCGTAACTTCAGAATTCGGTCAAGTAATCGCATCTAAATTTGGTGTTAAAACAATTGATACACTTACTGGATTTAAATTTATCGGTGAGAAAATTAAAGAATATGAACAAACAAACGAATATTCATTCTTATTTGGATATGAAGAAAGTTACGGTTATTTAATTAAGCCATTTGTTCGCGATAAAGATGCAATCCAAGCAACAGTACTTGCTGCAGAAATTGCAACTTATTATAAAACAAAAGGTATGACTTTATATGAAGGTCTAAATAGCCTATACGAGCAATATGGTTACTACTTAGAAGGGTTAAAATCATTAACATTAAAAGGGATTGAAGGAACAGAAAAAATCCAATCGATTTTAACTAATTACCGTCAAAACCCGCCTACTGATATTAATGGCTTAAAAGTAGTTACTGTTGAAGACTACAAACTTCAAGAGAAAACAACATTAGATACTGGAGAGAAAGAACAAATTCTTCTACCAAAATCAAATGTATTAAAGTATCACCTTGAAGACGGCTCATGGGTATGCTTACGTCCATCAGGAACTGAACCAAAAATTAAATTCTATTTTGGGATCGTTGGACAATCTCGTGAAAACAGCATCCAAAAATTGGATAGTTTACAACAAGCATTTATGGAAAAAATTGAAGTATTAGTCTAA
- a CDS encoding DUF1540 domain-containing protein, whose product MPEIRCSVANCNFWGQGNFCQADSILVQTEAYEYSNDVDLTIQNAVLDGQITTSAVHSGETCCHTFRPKY is encoded by the coding sequence ATGCCAGAAATAAGATGTAGTGTCGCTAATTGTAATTTTTGGGGACAAGGAAACTTTTGCCAAGCAGATTCAATTCTTGTTCAAACTGAAGCTTATGAATACTCAAATGACGTTGATTTAACAATTCAAAATGCAGTATTAGACGGTCAAATTACTACTTCTGCCGTTCATAGTGGTGAAACTTGCTGTCACACATTTCGACCTAAATATTAA
- a CDS encoding glucose 1-dehydrogenase, with amino-acid sequence MTQKQFPTKFIPQHQNKQPGIEKEMTPIPLSDDPNYVPSGKLKDKVAVITGGDSGIGRAVSILFAKEGASVFIPYFDEDVDAEDTKKFINDFGGKCEIMRCDLRTEEVCKQVVQNAIQLFGKINILVNNAAVQYPQKNLEDITEEQLRRTFETNIFSMFFLSKACLPHMKQGDSIINTASITAYKGHDQLIDYSATKGAIVTFTRSLSTNLAQKGIRVNGVAPGPIWTPLIPASFDEQEVAKFGSTTPMKRAGQPVELAPAYLYLASNEASFITGQMIHVNGGVIVNG; translated from the coding sequence ATGACTCAAAAACAGTTTCCGACTAAATTTATCCCGCAGCATCAAAATAAGCAACCAGGTATTGAAAAGGAAATGACACCAATTCCTTTATCGGATGATCCAAATTACGTACCAAGTGGTAAATTAAAGGATAAAGTGGCCGTTATTACTGGTGGGGATAGCGGAATCGGTAGAGCAGTTTCCATCTTATTTGCAAAAGAAGGAGCGTCTGTCTTTATTCCATATTTTGACGAAGATGTCGACGCTGAAGATACAAAAAAATTCATTAATGACTTTGGCGGCAAATGTGAAATCATGAGATGTGATCTTCGAACTGAAGAAGTTTGTAAACAAGTCGTTCAAAATGCCATTCAATTATTCGGAAAGATTAACATTTTAGTGAACAATGCTGCTGTTCAGTATCCACAAAAGAATTTGGAAGACATTACCGAAGAACAATTAAGACGAACATTTGAAACAAATATTTTTTCAATGTTCTTTTTATCAAAAGCATGCCTTCCGCATATGAAGCAAGGTGATTCCATCATTAATACAGCATCAATAACTGCATATAAGGGACATGATCAATTAATAGATTATTCAGCGACTAAAGGAGCAATCGTAACGTTTACTCGCTCACTTTCTACGAATCTTGCCCAAAAAGGAATTCGTGTGAATGGTGTAGCTCCTGGGCCAATATGGACACCATTAATACCAGCAAGCTTTGATGAACAAGAAGTAGCGAAGTTTGGTAGCACAACACCGATGAAACGAGCAGGACAACCAGTAGAGCTCGCACCTGCTTATCTATACTTAGCTAGTAATGAAGCTTCCTTTATTACAGGACAAATGATTCACGTAAATGGTGGAGTCATTGTGAACGGATAA